The following are encoded together in the Lathyrus oleraceus cultivar Zhongwan6 chromosome 3, CAAS_Psat_ZW6_1.0, whole genome shotgun sequence genome:
- the LOC127125683 gene encoding UPF0481 protein At3g47200: MKTNENNHVIDIWKLDKERLASMQLKISQNPKLLSKSAGKRSCSILRVPQSLIEANGKAYQPRIVSIGPYHRGQPRLNMTEEHKYSYLNSLLTRTQLPLQEILNAVAPLENKARECYSEVIQLDSQEFVEMMVLDGCFIIELFRKVSRCVPFEDGDPLVHMEWILPYFYRDFLKLENQIPFFVLERLFEISKPSRENSTFTLSSLAMEFFNNSLQRPEEVIATVSKQNEVPKHLLDLVRSSFIPVSEKEKEHKRIKTPTHVIHCVSKLRHAGITINPGKNSERESFLQVKFKHGVIEMPTITMDDFMSSFLLNCVAFEQCYSGCSMKYFTTYVTLLDCLINTYRDVEYLCERNIIENHFGAEGEVAHFFNNAGKDVVVDLDLSYLSGLFNEVHHYYGNSWHVTWASFKYTYFDTPWSFISAFAALVLLILTVAQTYFAAYQYFHN, from the coding sequence ATGAAAACCAATGAAAATAACCACGTCATTGATATTTGGAAACTAGACAAAGAAAGATTAGCTTCAATGCAACTCAAAATTTCACAAAACCCAAAACTACTAAGCAAGTCCGCAGGAAAAAGATCTTGTAGCATCTTGAGAGTTCCACAAAGCCTGATTGAAGCTAACGGAAAAGCATACCAACCTCGTATTGTTTCCATTGGACCTTACCATCGCGGACAACCTCGTCTCAACATGACCGAAGAACATAAATATTCTTACCTTAATTCTCTTCTCACAAGAACACAATTACCCTTACAAGAGATTCTAAACGCCGTTGCTCCATTAGAAAACAAAGCTAGAGAGTGTTACTCTGAAGTAATTCAACTCGATTCACAAGAATTCGTTGAAATGATGGTTCTTGATGGTTGTTTCATCATTGAACTTTTTCGTAAAGTTTCAAGATGTGTACCTTTTGAAGATGGTGACCCATTAGTTCACATGGAATGGATTCTACCCTATTTTTACAGGGATTTTCTTAAGCTTGAAAATCAAATACCTTTCTTTGTTCTTGAACGCTTGTTCGAAATTTCAAAACCATCCCGTGAAAACTCAACGTTTACACTTTCAAGTCTTGCTATGGAATTCTTCAACAACTCGTTACAAAGACCAGAAGAAGTAATCGCGACGGTATCAAAGCAAAACGAGGTACCAAAGCATTTACTTGATTTGGTTCGTTCGAGTTTTATTCCAGTTAGCGAAAAAGAAAAAGAGCACAAGAGAATAAAAACACCTACACACGTGATTCATTGCGTCTCGAAGCTTCGTCACGCTGGGATTACGATAAATCCAGGGAAGAACAGCGAGAGAGAAAGCTTCTTGCAAGTGAAATTCAAACACGGTGTGATAGAAATGCCAACAATTACTATGGACGATTTCATGAGTTCGTTTTTACTAAACTGTGTTGCTTTTGAACAATGTTATAGTGGTTGTTCTATGAAGTATTTCACAACCTATGTAACATTATTGGATTGTTTGATAAATACTTATAGGGATGTTGAGTATTTATGTGAGAGGAACATAATTGAGAACCATTTTGGAGCAGAAGGTGAAGTGGCACATTTTTTTAATAATGCTGGAAAAGATGTTGTGGTTGATTTGGATTTGAGTTATTTGTCTGGTTTGTTTAATGAAGTTCATCATTATTATGGAAATAGTTGGCATGTTACATGGGCTAGTTTCAAGTACACTTATTTTGATACACCTTGGTCTTTTATCTCTGCTTTTGCTGCTTTAGTATTGCTGATTCTCACTGTTGCTCAGACTTATTTTGCAGCTTATCAGTATTTTCATAATTAA